A single region of the Anomaloglossus baeobatrachus isolate aAnoBae1 chromosome 2, aAnoBae1.hap1, whole genome shotgun sequence genome encodes:
- the LOC142289727 gene encoding uncharacterized protein F54H12.2-like, producing the protein MAFIHEASIECAKSELDIFDLPPTQTSIEKLHFVEVQPIAALSDNAPLEFFISESGEYYYDLNNTLLYINCRIVKQDNTAIGDTARVAFINYPLAKLFNQVDINLGDRLISQSDNLYSYRAYIETLLNYSSMNTIIAIYIYIYHNDWLLDGANAGFVKRAYISANSKPVDLMGPIFGDIFNQPKLILNGLDLKIKLSRNKDTFCLMSGDAEPYKVQILQADLYVKRVQVSPAVRIGHSQALLSATAKYAIDRACMKVYSIPAGTRITNHENLFLGQIPSTVILGFVDNEAFSGSYNKHPMCFNHIISQTAIYLDGQQIPAWAYQPNFNVDLAVREFMSLAHISGKQRSDSALAIDHEEVMDGFTLFAFDLSPDQEPVVIYRL; encoded by the coding sequence ATGGCTTTTATACATGAAGCATCGATCGAGTGTGCAAAATCCGAACTGGATATTTTTGACCTCCCTCCAACACAGACAAGTATAGAGAAATTGCATTTTGTAGAAGTTCAACCTATCGCGGCTCTGTCAGACAATGCACCCTTGGAATTTTTTATATCGGAAAGCGGTGAATATTATTATGATCTAAACAACACGCTACTGTACATAAATTGCCGCATCGTCAAACAAGATAATACGGCTATCGGTGATACCGCCAGAGTAGCTTTTATAAATTACCCCCTCGCTAAACTTTTTAATCAGGTTGACATCAATCTGGGAGATCGCCTTATCTCACAGTCGGATAACCTCTACAGTTATAGAGCGTACATTGAAACTCTTTTAAATTACAGTTCAATGAACACTATAATCGCAATTTACATTTACATTTATCATAATGATTGGCTCCTGGATGGCGCAAATGCTGGTTTTGTCAAAAGAGCCTATATATCAGCCAACTCTAAACCTGTAGATCTCATGGGGCCAATTTTTGGAGATATATTTAATCAACCAAAGCTCATACTGAATGGACTTGACCTTAAGATCAAGTTGTCCAGAAATAAGGATACTTTCTGTTTGATGTCAGGTGATGCGGAGCCATATAAAGTACAGATCTTACAAGCAGATCTCTATGTAAAAAGAGTGCAAGTTTCTCCAGCTGTACGAATAGGCCACAGTCAGGCCCTACTATCTGCAACAGCCAAATATGCTATTGATAGGGCCTGCATGAAAGTATACAGCATACCGGCTGGTACGCGAATTACAAACCACGAGAACCTCTTCTTAGGCCAAATTCCTTCAACAGTTATATTAGGATTTGTAGATAATGAAGCATTTAGTGGTTCATATAATAAACATCCTATGTGCTTTAATCATATTATAAGCCAGACAGCAATTTATCTAGACGGACAACAAATACCAGCATGGGCATACCAACCTAATTTCAATGTTGATTTAGCTGTTCGAGAATTTATGTCGTTAGCCCACATTTCTGGGAAACAAAGGTCCGATTCTGCTTTGGCAATAGACCATGAAGAAGTTATGGATGGATTCACATTATTTGCGTTTGATTTATCCCCCGATCAAGAGCCGGTGGTCATTTATCGCTTGTGA